The nucleotide window TCCTAATTTCTTATTAATATTACTCATGAATTGCCATTTTAATCAACTTGGATAACGTCACGGGAGGACAATATATTGTTGCCAAGTGGGGTAAGACTAGGGATTCAAAATTCCTCAAGATCGAGATAGTAATGGACAATAACGAATTCAACGTGGTAAACGCTGAGGTCACTAGCAACGAGGTTGAAAGTGTAAAAACAGTTAAGGATCTTCAAGATAAGGGAAAGAAGGTCAAGAAGTTTTATGGAGATAAGGCATATGACGCCAATGAGGTTTACAAGACCGGAGTTGAGGTTGTAGTTCCTCCCAAGAAGAACGCTTCTACTAAACGCCATCTTGCTAGACGTAAGGCTGTGCGTGAGTTTAGGAAGTTGGGTTATGATCGTTGGAGGGAGGAGAAGGGTTATGGTGTTAGGTGGCGGGTCGAGTCCTTGTTCTCTGCGGTGAAGCGTACTTTTGGGGAATCGGTTAGACAAGTTTTGCTGGAGTTGAGGCTAAGCTCAAGTTCTGGGCTTACGCGTGGATGGTTAACTTGGCGAATTCTGTAGTCGGTAGGGCTCTGGGTATTAGGGTGTAAGCTTGAGAAGAACGTTGAAATAAATATTAATTACTGAAAAATTAGTGTTATACAATATCGTTTTAATGAGACAAATTGAACGAATCAACAAAGTACTATATATAGAAAAATTAATAATCCATTATTAAAATTAATTATCTATGCAGTCTACTAACCTTCTAGATGTTGCGACTAACGTTGCCACTCTAATGTTTAGAGCTAACCCTAATGCTAACTTCGTTAGATATCAGTCTCCATCTTTCCAAACTAGTATTTATAGTATTTATTTAATGATGAAATTAGGCGATTTCAAATCAAATTTCATCAGTTTTTTCTCTAAATATTTTAGCCAAAATATTATTCTTACTATATGGAACTTAGTTAATAATTATGCATTGGATGATATAATTAGAATAATATTATATTCTATATTTATTTATACTAATTTACAAAATATTCCCAATACCTATATTCAGAAAATCAATAATTTCAGTAGTTTTCTATACTTTGCTCCAAAGTCTACAATTAGTGTAACTGAATTCCATGGCGGACTATCAAAATCTAGTAATTATTATTTTCTAATTGATGGTAATAATTTACAACATCTTATGGCTTTTGCTGTACCAGGATCAGTACAAAAAATAGGTTTTAAGAATCCTGAGGTACTCTATAATGTGAGAGTGTCCGGAATGTAAAAAATTGAATTTTTATTGGCAAGAATAAATTGGTTTTTAGCATTATCTTGGATTAAATTGGAGTAACACTTAAGTTATGGGAGTAGAGGGTAGTACCATGGCAAGAACATTAAGACACATACCAAACCTGATGTACTACCCTCTTCCCCCAATAGAGGATATGCCGTGGAGGGAAAAATGGTTAACGGAGATCAAGCCCGTGCTGGACGCCATGGATTTGGAGAGGGTTCTGGGCGAGGGCGCGCTGGTTTACTTGAAGTTGTTAATCGTCATGGTGCTCTACTCTTGCTCCTATAGGGACGCGGTGAAAATGGTTAACGTGAACGTGGTCGTGGCCTGGTTCGTGGGGAGGAAGGTGGGGAAGAGCACGCTGCACGACTTCGTGGGCAGGTTGTACGGGGTGAGGAAGAAGTTGTTGGAGATTTCCTTCAAGCTTGAGGAGAAGTGCCTACCCAGTTACCTCCCTGCGAGCGCGCATCTCGTGGACTTCATGGCGTGGCTAGTGGACTCCTTCCTACTGGACTTACCTCCTGGGAAGAGGAGCGTGGAGACCTTTCGGGAGAAGGCGGAGCTGGAGAGGAGGGAAGGTAACCTGGAGAGGGCCAGGAAGCTGCTCTCCCTGGGGAGAACCAAGAGGAGGTTCGAGGGAAGGTGGACCAAGAAGAGAGGGGTCTCGCACTACGGGCTCAAGGCCATAG belongs to Saccharolobus solfataricus and includes:
- a CDS encoding IS5-like element ISC1234 family transposase; this translates as MGVEGSTMARTLRHIPNLMYYPLPPIEDMPWREKWLTEIKPVLDAMDLERVLGEGALVYLKLLIVMVLYSCSYRDAVKMVNVNVVVAWFVGRKVGKSTLHDFVGRLYGVRKKLLEISFKLEEKCLPSYLPASAHLVDFMAWLVDSFLLDLPPGKRSVETFREKAELERREGNLERARKLLSLGRTKRRFEGRWTKKRGVSHYGLKAIAVISVSLFVRSITVKPANFSDKRFKSPLKGIKIADRGFSPSPTQLIAREKPFTTLRAHVEFFGTYLNAFWRPYGTTTWRNDVFLHVLGVIYNIKMFLAIQRRTPPGRRAVQL